GGGGCAGGGCCTTGAACGTCAGCTCCGTGGAAACGTTGTCGAAGAACTCTTGCGCCTCTTCGACGGCCTGTTCTGCCGCGAGGGTCGCCTCGCTGTAATCGCGCCCGTTCTCCGCGTCCGCCCTGCGGCAGCGGGCGAGCTCACGCAGTGACTCGTCCAGGTGCTGCTTGGCGTGCAGGTCGTCGCAGATCACCAGTGTGTACTCGGGGAGCTGCCGGGCTCGCAGCTTCGCCAGTTTCGCCGCCCAATGCGCATCCTTCGCTACGGCGGCGGCCGGTGCAGCAGGCGTTGCCTGCACGTCGTTCGTCACCGGCGTCACTTCTCCACCTTCGGCGGAACCGTGGAGGCTGGGACTGCGGCATCCTGCATCGGCTTCTCGGTGATCGAGAAGCTGACGGTGAACTTGGCGGCCTCGTTGTCCGTCGAGTAGTTCGGACTGCGGGAGCCGACACGCACCGGGAAGACGTCCATGGACCGCGAGCCGGAGACATCGCCCTTGCGCAGGAACACGACCCAGCCGGTCTCGTCCTTCTTGAGGAGCTGTTCGATGTCGTCCGACACCTTGTCCTCGTAGAAGCCGAGGCTGCTGTCGTCGGCCTGGTCGGTGCCCGGAATCTTCGACTCGAACGTCGAGCCCAGGTCGGGAACGTCAATGGCCTGGTTCGACAGGGTCCAGCCGTCAATGGCGGCGATGGCATCCGTGAGATCGGTGCCGGCGGTCAGCTCAGCGCGGGTGGGGACGTGACCCGCATCGTTGACACTGTTGAGCCACAGCACGCGGGTTACCCCGCGCCGGGAGAATTTCTTGACCTGCAAGGCTTGCTGTCCGATTCCGGGACGGCAACCCCGAGGACTTGGAGGCCCCGTCCCTCGACGACTGTCGGGGAACCGGCCCGAACCAGAAGTGGTTGGGCGTCCGCGCGGGGCCTCCGCGGTGAGGAGCAGGGGCACGGCCAAGAAGGGGCCGTGGCTGCATAGCGATCACGATACTGCGGCCAACGATCACCGAGACGGCGTGATCGAACGAGCTAGGACATTGAGGCGGACAGCTCGTATCGCTGTACCGCGGTCACCACGCCAGCCTCACCGGCACCGTCCAGGCCGTCGTCGAGCAGTAGTTGTCTTGCCCAGATGTCGGTGCCTGGCGCCTCGATCTGGTTCACCCACTGACCCGAATCCCCACGATCAAGCACAGCGCGCCGTACCCGGTCCGCGAGCCAATCTGCCTGGTCCTCTCGATCGGCCACCACCGTCACCTGGTACACGAAGTGGGCATCTTCCGCCTTGTCGGCCAGGGGCGCGCCGGTGTACCGGCTGTCCATCGGGTAGAGCACTGTGTAAGGCGTGGGACAGGGGTGCCCGGCAACGAGAGGCAGCCGCCCGCGACCACAAGGCTTACCCGTAGCCACGGTGAGCATGGCCTGGAAGGCCGCGGTCACGTCGGCTCTGTCGATCACAAGTCACCGCCAGCGAAGTACGCGGCGGCGGGTCCTTCGACGCTGATCACTCCGTACCGGCACAAGCCGAGGGCGTCCCACTCCATCACTCCGGGAGTCGTGAGGATCGACAGAGTCCGCTCCCCGTCCTCATCCAGAACCTCCGCCACGACCACAGCGCGGGCCAGGAGACCCCGCTCATGCTCGGCGAGCACCCCAGCCAGAGCTTCCTCAAGGCTGTCGGCAATGTCGATCACAGCTCCTCCGCCACCGCTTGGCCGAGCGCGTGGACCAATAGCGGCCCGAACGTGGCAACGGCCGGTCCCAGATGAGGGAATGGACGTTGGTTGTAGTGGCGACCCAAGCTGTCCGCCCCGACGAAGCCGAACTCCAGCCGCCGCCCTTGGGGGGCGTTAGTGCCAACCTCGGCAACAATCACCGGACCCGCCCGGTGGACATCGGACTGCCACGATGCCCGGTACTGACCGGTGATCACGCGAGGCCCGGGCCGTCCAGATGCATTGTGCTGCACCTGCACCACCAAGGCCTTCGCGCTGTACCGCATCGCCGTCTCGGCGGCATTCACCACTGCCCTGCCGTTGCGGCTGAGCGCGGCAGCAAGATCCGAAGGGTGTCGGAAATCCCCGCCACTCACACGGCCACCGGCTTCCGGTCGCGCTCCTCCAGCCACACCGTGCGCAACACGGGAAACGACGACACTTCGCCTTGCGCGGTGACCCGGTACGTCCGGCCCACCGCCTGATCGTCACGGGCCTCCACTACCAGGACGGAGTCCTCCACCTGCAACTCCGGTGCGCTCAGGGGCAGCAGAAGCCGGTATCCGGCAAGTACCTCCTCGACCCACGCGCCGTTCAGTCCGGCGCCTTTGGTGCGGATCCGCTCCTGATGGGCGTACAGGCCCGCCTTGTCCGCATACACGGTCACCGCAGCCCCCGGCACGAGAGCGCCGGTCGCTGGGTCCAGCACGTCCTCACCAGCGTCACGGCTGACGTGGATCGTGTCCGGCATCAGATGGCGTTCGGCGAAGCGGGCAATTCCTGACTGATCAAGCACCCGCAGCCCACTCCTTCAGCTGGGCCAGCACCCCGCGAGTCAGCTCGCCCGGCTGCCCATCCAAGTCCTTCCGGTCGAGCACGGCCTCATCGAGCTGCCGCCAGTCCACGGCATCCAGGAAGCCGATCACCACGTGCCGGACATCAGCGGGCTCCACCACCACCTCGGCCATGCCGTCGAACTGCGTGCCATGCCATCCCTGTTGGACGTACAGAGTGACCTCTGGGCCCTCATCGGCGGTCTGCGTGATTCGATACGCCTCCACTGCGGATGCAACATCGTGCCCGTCGATCTCGACCACAGCGGGCTCGCCCGGACGGGCCGCAATTCGAACTCGGCGGGACTCCACAAACGTGCTCATGCCTTCGACCCTAGGTGCGCGAACCGCGCGCCCTGCGGAGCAACAGAACACGTCCGACCTTGGCTGACGTAACCTGATCGGAGTCCTATCCGAGCTTGCTGGCTGCATTGCTCGATCGGTGCTCCGTCCTACTCACTGGGACGGAGCACCGTGACAAAGGGATCAATCCTGCGTAGGGCTCTCGCGGGCCTGGCCGGGATTCCGGCCGGCATGGGTGATAGGAGTTG
The window above is part of the Streptomyces venezuelae genome. Proteins encoded here:
- a CDS encoding HK97 gp10 family phage protein, which codes for MAGGARPEAGGRVSGGDFRHPSDLAAALSRNGRAVVNAAETAMRYSAKALVVQVQHNASGRPGPRVITGQYRASWQSDVHRAGPVIVAEVGTNAPQGRRLEFGFVGADSLGRHYNQRPFPHLGPAVATFGPLLVHALGQAVAEEL
- a CDS encoding DUF6093 family protein; translation: MLDQSGIARFAERHLMPDTIHVSRDAGEDVLDPATGALVPGAAVTVYADKAGLYAHQERIRTKGAGLNGAWVEEVLAGYRLLLPLSAPELQVEDSVLVVEARDDQAVGRTYRVTAQGEVSSFPVLRTVWLEERDRKPVAV